One region of Dehalococcoidia bacterium genomic DNA includes:
- a CDS encoding PAS domain S-box protein codes for MMFGQRLRELRKAKGLTQEELAQKTAISSTYVSKLETGVIPSPRQKIILALAKVLDVNKADTDELFGLAKKMPSDLLAHVDTGMIKMIRSRRNGEETPAHESSTLQRRIAESEASDNQGTRLKEQLPRRQEDFFRAIVENSPDGIVILGSELEVLYENPSISRILGYESGEFIGKDTFGVIHPEDMPRVASRLTKMIQNREDTGSHAQCHVMHKDGTWRVVDAVANNLLHNPTVKGIIVVVHKISRHSLDGRAWAEELAASAVAKKYRLTESEYRVLTRVAEGKSNPQIAEQLVISSSTVRFHVTSILRKMGVTSRTEAAAIAIRRHLID; via the coding sequence ATGATGTTTGGGCAACGACTAAGGGAACTGAGGAAAGCCAAAGGCTTGACTCAAGAAGAACTGGCACAAAAGACAGCCATTAGCTCCACATACGTAAGTAAGCTTGAAACTGGCGTCATACCCTCACCGAGGCAGAAGATCATCTTGGCCTTAGCCAAGGTGCTTGATGTAAACAAGGCGGACACGGATGAGCTGTTTGGTCTTGCTAAAAAGATGCCGTCCGACCTGCTAGCACATGTAGATACTGGAATGATAAAGATGATACGATCCCGCAGGAATGGGGAGGAGACACCTGCACACGAATCATCAACATTGCAGCGGCGAATTGCTGAATCAGAAGCATCGGATAACCAAGGCACACGGCTTAAGGAGCAGCTGCCTAGGAGACAGGAAGACTTCTTTCGAGCAATTGTGGAGAATTCTCCTGATGGAATTGTGATCTTAGGCAGTGAGCTAGAGGTCTTGTACGAGAACCCGTCCATCTCTCGAATTCTGGGCTATGAATCGGGAGAATTTATCGGCAAGGATACGTTCGGGGTTATTCACCCAGAAGATATGCCCAGGGTAGCCAGCAGGCTCACTAAGATGATCCAGAATCGAGAGGACACAGGTAGTCATGCGCAATGCCATGTGATGCATAAGGACGGGACGTGGCGTGTAGTTGATGCGGTCGCTAACAACCTTCTTCACAACCCCACGGTCAAGGGCATCATTGTTGTAGTCCACAAGATCAGTAGGCACTCTTTGGACGGAAGAGCATGGGCTGAAGAGTTGGCGGCTTCGGCAGTGGCGAAGAAATACCGCCTGACGGAGAGTGAATACAGAGTACTCACCAGGGTCGCCGAGGGGAAGAGCAACCCCCAGATAGCGGAACAGCTGGTGATTAGCTCTTCCACTGTGAGGTTCCACGTCACCAGTATCCTCCGCAAGATGGGTGTCACCAGCCGTACCGAGGCAGCCGCCATCGCTATACGGCGCCACCTGATCGACTGA